The following are encoded in a window of Methanocella sp. genomic DNA:
- a CDS encoding indolepyruvate oxidoreductase subunit beta: MDKFDLLIVGVGGQGVILASDIIGKAAVQEGLPVRAAETHGMAQRGGAVENHVRIGCKYGSLIPAGGADCLMSMEPLEALRFAKYLNPKGTAIINSEKIVPVTVNLGKVPYPELEVIRDTMKGLCAEVRMEDYTALAKKAGAAQALNVVMIGAVSKYLPISTETLKDVIAKSVPPKTVAVNLKAFELGRET, translated from the coding sequence ATGGATAAGTTCGATCTACTCATTGTCGGCGTCGGCGGCCAGGGCGTCATCCTCGCCTCGGACATTATCGGTAAAGCCGCCGTCCAGGAAGGCCTGCCCGTCCGCGCGGCGGAGACCCACGGCATGGCCCAGCGCGGCGGCGCCGTAGAAAATCACGTCCGCATCGGCTGCAAGTACGGGAGCCTCATTCCGGCGGGAGGCGCCGACTGCCTGATGAGCATGGAGCCCCTCGAGGCGCTGCGGTTCGCGAAGTACCTCAACCCGAAGGGCACGGCCATCATTAACAGCGAAAAGATCGTGCCCGTGACCGTGAACCTGGGCAAGGTCCCATATCCTGAATTAGAGGTCATCCGGGATACGATGAAGGGCCTGTGCGCCGAAGTCCGGATGGAGGACTATACGGCGCTGGCGAAAAAGGCGGGCGCCGCGCAGGCGCTCAACGTCGTCATGATCGGTGCCGTGTCGAAGTACCTGCCCATCAGCACGGAGACGCTGAAGGACGTCATCGCGAAGTCCGTGCCGCCGAAGACGGTGGCCGTGAACCTCAAGGCGTTCGAGCTCGGGCGCGAAACTTAA
- the iorA gene encoding indolepyruvate ferredoxin oxidoreductase subunit alpha: MSKEFMLGNDAIARGLLESSVDVATGYPGTPSSEILMTLAPSARDRFHIEWSVNEKVALEVAIGASWAGARSVCTMKHVGLNVAADPFMTLSHTGVVGGLIIISADDPACHSSQNEQDSRVYSKFAKIPCLDPQSPQEAKDMIAYAYAFSEKHQIPVLLRPTTRISHAKSDIEVHEIAGREKSIEFRKDAERFVVLPKHTRVLLKKLNAKQDAMRKELAESPWNRLEIKKGAKLGIIASGVASTYVEEAMETLGTPVSYLKIGAYPVDPELIKKLAGSVERILVIEELTPFLEEQARMYADTVLGKMTGDVPHEGEFDTLLVSNMIRKVAGKPLLQDRDVKLDFELPARPPAMCAGCPHRATFYALKSVFKDDAIFASDIGCYTLGTQLAAVDTCLCMGASITIASGLSFSGVKNKVACTIGDSTFLHTGIPGLINAVYNKADITVVILDNRTTGMTGHQPHPATGETILGEPSTEISLESVVKACGVPSLQVIDPFDIEIAKAAFKKAYNTDGVKVIIARQPCVITAKRMGIRRHQYEVVEDLCEGCKRCVKFGCPAMEVRNGKAFINDTCAGCSMCTQVCQFGAIKAKGV; this comes from the coding sequence ATGAGTAAAGAGTTTATGCTGGGTAATGATGCCATTGCCCGGGGACTGCTGGAAAGCAGCGTCGACGTCGCCACGGGCTATCCCGGCACGCCGTCCTCCGAGATCCTCATGACGCTGGCCCCGTCGGCCAGAGACCGTTTTCATATCGAATGGTCCGTGAACGAGAAGGTCGCTCTCGAGGTGGCCATCGGCGCGTCCTGGGCGGGCGCCAGGTCCGTGTGTACGATGAAGCACGTCGGCCTTAACGTCGCGGCGGACCCGTTCATGACCCTGTCGCACACTGGCGTCGTGGGAGGCTTGATCATAATTTCTGCGGACGACCCGGCCTGCCACTCGTCGCAGAACGAGCAGGACAGCCGCGTTTACTCTAAGTTCGCAAAAATCCCTTGCTTAGACCCCCAGTCTCCCCAGGAGGCCAAGGACATGATCGCCTACGCCTACGCCTTCTCGGAGAAGCACCAGATACCCGTGCTGCTGCGGCCAACGACCCGGATCTCCCACGCGAAGTCGGACATCGAAGTCCACGAGATCGCCGGCCGCGAGAAGAGCATCGAGTTCAGGAAGGATGCCGAGCGCTTCGTCGTGCTGCCGAAGCATACCCGGGTACTCCTTAAAAAGCTGAACGCCAAACAGGACGCGATGCGAAAAGAGCTCGCGGAGTCGCCATGGAACCGTCTTGAAATAAAGAAGGGCGCAAAGCTGGGCATCATAGCTTCCGGTGTGGCCAGCACATATGTAGAAGAGGCCATGGAGACCTTAGGCACCCCCGTCTCCTACCTTAAGATCGGAGCTTACCCCGTCGACCCCGAACTAATTAAAAAATTAGCCGGCAGCGTCGAGCGTATTCTCGTCATCGAGGAATTAACGCCCTTCCTGGAGGAGCAGGCCCGGATGTACGCCGATACCGTGCTCGGCAAGATGACGGGCGACGTGCCCCACGAGGGCGAGTTCGACACGCTCCTCGTATCGAATATGATAAGAAAAGTCGCCGGAAAGCCGCTGCTGCAGGACCGGGACGTTAAATTAGACTTCGAGCTGCCCGCCCGGCCGCCTGCCATGTGCGCCGGATGCCCGCACCGGGCGACGTTCTACGCCCTGAAGAGCGTCTTCAAGGACGACGCCATCTTCGCCAGCGACATCGGCTGCTACACCCTGGGCACGCAGCTCGCCGCCGTAGATACGTGCCTCTGCATGGGCGCGAGCATCACTATCGCCTCAGGCCTTAGCTTTTCCGGCGTTAAGAATAAGGTCGCCTGCACTATCGGCGATTCGACGTTCCTGCACACGGGCATTCCCGGCCTCATCAACGCCGTCTATAATAAGGCCGATATCACCGTCGTTATTCTTGATAACCGGACCACGGGCATGACGGGCCACCAGCCTCACCCGGCGACCGGCGAGACGATCCTCGGGGAGCCGTCGACGGAAATATCCCTGGAGTCCGTCGTGAAGGCCTGTGGCGTTCCGTCACTGCAGGTGATCGACCCATTCGACATTGAGATCGCAAAGGCCGCCTTTAAGAAAGCCTATAATACGGACGGCGTTAAAGTCATAATCGCCCGCCAGCCGTGCGTCATTACGGCAAAACGGATGGGCATCCGCCGGCATCAGTACGAGGTCGTGGAGGACCTGTGCGAAGGCTGCAAGCGCTGTGTCAAGTTCGGCTGCCCGGCCATGGAGGTACGGAACGGCAAGGCGTTCATCAACGATACCTGTGCCGGCTGTTCCATGTGCACGCAGGTATGCCAGTTCGGCGCCATCAAGGCGAAGGGGGTTTAA